TCGCGCAGGGCGAAAGCGCCATGCACGTTGCGGCGGCGGGCGATCGCGTCGAGTTCGGTCTGCGCCGCGGTGGAACGCCGGCGCAGCAGCGCGTCGTGGTGCAGCGGCACGCCGGAGGCGCGCGCCAGCGAGCGGGCCAGCTCCAGCGCCTGGTTGTAGCCGCGCCGGCGCAGCCGGCTGTGGTGCAGCGGTACGGCCAGCAGAAGTTGCGGCAGCCGGATCGGGCACGGCTCGCGCTGCCATAGCATCGACAGCACGCGGCCGACGGCGAGGTCGGCGCCGAACTTGTAGCGCGACTCCAGCCGGTCGAGCGGCCAGCCGTAGCGGAACGGCGCCCACGCCGCATCCCACGGCGGCAGGCGACGCTGGCACTCGCCGCACAGTGCCGCGGGCGTGGCCAGCGGCAAGGCGCAGCGTGCGCAGCAGCTGCGGTTGCGCGGCAACTCGGCCGCGCAGTCGGCGCACAGGTCGATGCCGTCGGCGCCGCGGGCGCCGCACAGCAGGCAGCGCAAGGGCAGCACGAAACGCTGCAACCGCCGCCATGGGGTGAGCAGTGCGTCCATGCCGATGCCCTGCTCAGCGGGCCGGCTTGTACAGCGCCGCGTCGAGGATCGACCACAGGTGGACCAGCCAACCGAGCCACACGATCCACAGCACGGCCGCCAGCACGAACATGATGATCGCCTTCAGCAACCGCCCTTGCACCAGCTGGCCCAGCCCCGGGATGAAGAAACTGCAGATCGCCGCGAGCACGTTGCCGGTACTGCCTTGCCCTTCGCTCATCCCGCCGCACTCCCCGATCAGGTGATCCCACTGAGCGGGCGATGGTAGCGGTAGAAATGCATCCGCGTCCCGTCAACCATTCGTCAAAGTATCGAGTTGACACGCTCCGGAGCGACTTCCACACTCTCGCGATTCTTGTCAGGGAGTTGCCGATCCATGGCCGACATCGCCATCCGTCATGACTGGAGCCGCGCCGAGGTGGCTGCGCTGTTCGCGCTGCCGTTCAACGAGCTGCTGCATCGCGCACATTCGGTGCACCGCGAAAACCACGATCCGAACGCGGTTCAGGTGTCAACCCTGCTGTCGATCAAGACCGGCGGCTGTCCCGAGGATTGCGCCTACTGCCCGCAGGCGGCGCGCTACGACACCGGCGTGGCCGCGCAGAAACTGATGGACACCGACGACGTGCTGGAACGCGCCCGCGCCGCCAAGGCCGCCGGCGCCAGCCGTTTCTGCATGGGCGCGGCCTGGCGCGGCCCGAAGGATCGCGACATCCCCAAGGTCGCCGCGATCGTGCGCGCGGTGAAGGAGCTGGGCCTGGAGACCTGCGCCACCCTGGGCCTGCTCGGCGACGGCCACGCGCAGGCGCTGAAAGACGCCGGCCTCGACTACTACAACCACAACATCGACACCGCGCCGGAGTTCTACGGCGAGATCATCCACACCCGCGAATACCGGGATCGCCTGGAAACCCTGGAGCAGGTGCGCGACGCCGGCCTGAAGACCTGCTGCGGCGGCATCGTCGGCATGGGCGAGACGCGCGAGCAGCGCGCCGGCCTGCTGCAGGCGCTGGCCAACCTGCCCGAGCATCCGCACTCGGTGCCGATCAACCAGCTGGTGCCGGTGCCCGGCACGCCGCTGGGCGACGCCGAGCCGCTCGATCCGTTCGAATTCGTGCGCGCAATCGCGGTGGCACGCATCCTGATGCCGTTGTCGATCGTGCGCCTGTCCGCCGGCCGCCAGCAGATGGACGACGCGGTGCAGGCGCTGTGCTTCTTCGCCGGCGCCGGCTCGATTTTCTACGGCGAGAAGCTGCTGACCACCGGCAACCCCGACGTCGAACACGACCGCGCGCTGTTCCGCCGGCTCGACCTGCATCCGCTGGCGGTCGTCGGGAACGCGGGTATCGTCGAGGATGACGCTGCCGGCTGCGGGCAAAGCTGTGCGGCGGCGTAAGAGCACCCCACCCCAACCCTCCCCTGCGAGCAGGGGAGGGAGCAAGGCGCGCAGCTTCGGCTTGGCTCCTCCCCCTGCCCAGCAGGGGGAGGCTGGCGACCGCAGGAAGTCCTTCAGGTGAGGGGGTGCTCTTCGCCCTGCGCAGTACACTGATTCATGCCCCGCCCCGACCTACTGCAACGTCTCGCCAC
This window of the Rhodanobacter soli genome carries:
- a CDS encoding ComF family protein, whose product is MDALLTPWRRLQRFVLPLRCLLCGARGADGIDLCADCAAELPRNRSCCARCALPLATPAALCGECQRRLPPWDAAWAPFRYGWPLDRLESRYKFGADLAVGRVLSMLWQREPCPIRLPQLLLAVPLHHSRLRRRGYNQALELARSLARASGVPLHHDALLRRRSTAAQTELDAIARRRNVHGAFALREGMALPAHVAILDDVMTTGATLAECTRVLRRAGVQRVDVWALARAPSPRD
- the bioB gene encoding biotin synthase BioB is translated as MADIAIRHDWSRAEVAALFALPFNELLHRAHSVHRENHDPNAVQVSTLLSIKTGGCPEDCAYCPQAARYDTGVAAQKLMDTDDVLERARAAKAAGASRFCMGAAWRGPKDRDIPKVAAIVRAVKELGLETCATLGLLGDGHAQALKDAGLDYYNHNIDTAPEFYGEIIHTREYRDRLETLEQVRDAGLKTCCGGIVGMGETREQRAGLLQALANLPEHPHSVPINQLVPVPGTPLGDAEPLDPFEFVRAIAVARILMPLSIVRLSAGRQQMDDAVQALCFFAGAGSIFYGEKLLTTGNPDVEHDRALFRRLDLHPLAVVGNAGIVEDDAAGCGQSCAAA